In a single window of the Cucurbita pepo subsp. pepo cultivar mu-cu-16 chromosome LG18, ASM280686v2, whole genome shotgun sequence genome:
- the LOC111780002 gene encoding molybdopterin biosynthesis protein CNX1 isoform X2 — protein sequence MTVKVYPTPVVAVLSTGDELVEPQTGCLGRGQIRDSNRAMLLAAAVQHQCKVIDLGIARDDESELEKILENAFSAGANILLTSGGVSMGDRDYVKPLLSKKGIVYFNAVFMRPGKPVTFAEIKPDKTEKKELNQILAFGLPGNPVSSLVCFQLFVVPAIRQLGGWENPHLLRVRVRLSEPIKSDPIRPLFHCAIVKWKDNDGSGNPGFSAESTGQQVSSRLLNLKSANALLELPPTGNIIAAGNSVSAIVISDISCIAGCANSLSSDSTVSPKINKPKEISTSQAQDIGSKVAILTVSDTVASGAGPDRSGPRAVSIVQASSEKLGGVSIVATAIVSDDVSKIQDVLVKWCDVDKVDLILTLGGTGFSPRDVTPEATKPLLHKETPGLLYVMMQESLKVTPFAVLSRSAAGIRGSTLIINMPGNPNAAAECMEALLPSLKHALKQIKGDKREKHPRHVPHAEATPTNIWEQSYKVASEGVSETGCSCSH from the exons ATGACAGTGAAG GTATATCCTACGCCTGTAGTTGCCGTTCTTTCTACAGGGGATGAACTTGTAGAGCCCCAGACTGGATGTCTGGGTCGTGGGCAG ATTAGGGATTCAAACCGTGCTATGTTACTTGCTGCTGCTGTTCAACACCAATGCAAAGTTATCGACCTTGGTATTGCTAGAGATGATGAAAGTGAGCTTGAGAAGATCTTGGAAAATGCCTTTTCTGCTGGAGCTAACATCCTTCTAACTTCGGGCGGTGTTTCAATGGGAGATAGGGATTATGTCAAGCCATTACTTTCGAAGAAAGGAATTGTATATTTTAATGCG GTCTTCATGAGGCCTGGGAAACCTGTGACTTTTGCAGAGATCAAACCAGataaaacagaaaagaagGAATTGAATCAGATTCTTGCATTTGGGTTGCCTGGAAATCCTGTGAGCTCTTTAGTTTGTTTCCAACTATTTGTAGTCCCCGCCATCCGCCAACTTGGTGGTTGGGAAAACCCTCATCTTCTAAG AGTGCGAGTACGTCTTTCAGAGCCAATAAAGTCAGATCCTATTCGACCACTGTTTCATTGTGCAATTGTCAAGTGGAAAGATAATGATGGGTCTGGAAACCCTGG CTTCTCTGCTGAGAGTACTGGTCAACAGGTGAGCAGCAgacttttgaatttgaaatctgCCAATGCTTTGTTGGAATTGCCACCAACAGGAAATATTATAGCTGCTGGAAATTCTGTATCAGCTATTGTTATTTCTGATATAAGCTGTATTGCTGGTTGTGCCAACTCCTTATCATCTGATTCAACCGTTTctccaaaaattaataaacccAAAGAAATTAGCACCAGTCAGGCTCAAGATATCGGGTCTAAAGTAGCTATTCTTACGGTGAGTGATACTGTTGCATCCGGGGCTGGTCCTGATCGAAG TGGACCAAGGGCTGTTTCTATTGTCCAAGCCTCATCAGAAAAATTAGGAGGGGTCAGTATTGTTGCAACAGCTATTGTCTCAGACGATGTCAGCAAAATTCAAGATGTTCTTGTGAAATGGTGCGACGTTGACAAAGTGGATCTTATTCTCACACTCG GTGGAACTGGATTTTCCCCAAGAGACGTGACGCCTGAAGCAACGAAACCATTATTGCATAAAGAAACCCCTGGTCTACTATATGTTATGATGCAAGAGAGCCTTAAG GTAACGCCATTTGCTGTGCTCTCACGTTCTGCAGCTGGGATTCGAGGATCGACCCTG ATCATCAACATGCCCGGAAATCCAAACGCAGCAGCGGAGTGCATGGAGGCGTTACTCCCAAGCCTTAAACATGCATTGAAGCAAATAAAAGGggacaagagagagaaacatcCTCGTCATGTTCCTCATGCTGAAGCAACACCAACCAACATTTGGGAGCAGAGTTATAAGGTGGCTTCTGAAGGTGTAAGTGAAACTGGGTGCTCTTGTTCTCATTAA
- the LOC111780002 gene encoding molybdopterin biosynthesis protein CNX1 isoform X1, translated as MADFSSVKSTAMISPDEALRIVLEVAQRLPPVAVSLHDALGKVLAQDIRAPDPLPPYPASIKDGYAVVASDGPGDYPVITESRAGNDGVGVTVTPGTVAYVTTGGPIPDGADAVVQVEDTEKIESKHVKIMVKARKGADIRPVGCDIEKDALVLKAGDKIGASEIGLLATVGVMTVKVYPTPVVAVLSTGDELVEPQTGCLGRGQIRDSNRAMLLAAAVQHQCKVIDLGIARDDESELEKILENAFSAGANILLTSGGVSMGDRDYVKPLLSKKGIVYFNAVFMRPGKPVTFAEIKPDKTEKKELNQILAFGLPGNPVSSLVCFQLFVVPAIRQLGGWENPHLLRVRVRLSEPIKSDPIRPLFHCAIVKWKDNDGSGNPGFSAESTGQQVSSRLLNLKSANALLELPPTGNIIAAGNSVSAIVISDISCIAGCANSLSSDSTVSPKINKPKEISTSQAQDIGSKVAILTVSDTVASGAGPDRSGPRAVSIVQASSEKLGGVSIVATAIVSDDVSKIQDVLVKWCDVDKVDLILTLGGTGFSPRDVTPEATKPLLHKETPGLLYVMMQESLKVTPFAVLSRSAAGIRGSTLIINMPGNPNAAAECMEALLPSLKHALKQIKGDKREKHPRHVPHAEATPTNIWEQSYKVASEGVSETGCSCSH; from the exons ATGGCGGATTTCTCTTCTGTCAAGTCCACCGCCATGATTTCCCCCGATGAAGCTCTCAGAATTGTGCTGGAAGTCGCTCAACGCCTCCCGCCCGTTGCCGTCTCTCTTCACGATGCTCTTGGTAAGGTCTTGGCTCAAGACATTCGCGCTCCCGACCCTTTGCCTCCTTATCCGGCCTCCATTAAG GATGGTTATGCAGTAGTTGCTTCAGATGGGCCTGGGGATTATCCGGTGATTACAGAATCTAGAGCTGGAAATGATGGAGTTGGTGTGACAGTTACTCCGGGAACCGTTGCCTATGTAACCACTGGAG GACCAATACCTGATGGTGCTGATGCGGTAGTTCAAGTTGAGGACACGGAAAAAATTGAATCCAAGCATGTTAAAATAATGGTGAAAGCCAGGAAGGGTGCTGATATCCGCCCAGTG GGTTGCGATATCGAGAAGGATGCTCTTGTTTTAAAAGCTGGTGATAAAATAGGTGCTTCAGAAATTGGCCTGCTTGCTACTGTGGGTGTCATGACAGTGAAG GTATATCCTACGCCTGTAGTTGCCGTTCTTTCTACAGGGGATGAACTTGTAGAGCCCCAGACTGGATGTCTGGGTCGTGGGCAG ATTAGGGATTCAAACCGTGCTATGTTACTTGCTGCTGCTGTTCAACACCAATGCAAAGTTATCGACCTTGGTATTGCTAGAGATGATGAAAGTGAGCTTGAGAAGATCTTGGAAAATGCCTTTTCTGCTGGAGCTAACATCCTTCTAACTTCGGGCGGTGTTTCAATGGGAGATAGGGATTATGTCAAGCCATTACTTTCGAAGAAAGGAATTGTATATTTTAATGCG GTCTTCATGAGGCCTGGGAAACCTGTGACTTTTGCAGAGATCAAACCAGataaaacagaaaagaagGAATTGAATCAGATTCTTGCATTTGGGTTGCCTGGAAATCCTGTGAGCTCTTTAGTTTGTTTCCAACTATTTGTAGTCCCCGCCATCCGCCAACTTGGTGGTTGGGAAAACCCTCATCTTCTAAG AGTGCGAGTACGTCTTTCAGAGCCAATAAAGTCAGATCCTATTCGACCACTGTTTCATTGTGCAATTGTCAAGTGGAAAGATAATGATGGGTCTGGAAACCCTGG CTTCTCTGCTGAGAGTACTGGTCAACAGGTGAGCAGCAgacttttgaatttgaaatctgCCAATGCTTTGTTGGAATTGCCACCAACAGGAAATATTATAGCTGCTGGAAATTCTGTATCAGCTATTGTTATTTCTGATATAAGCTGTATTGCTGGTTGTGCCAACTCCTTATCATCTGATTCAACCGTTTctccaaaaattaataaacccAAAGAAATTAGCACCAGTCAGGCTCAAGATATCGGGTCTAAAGTAGCTATTCTTACGGTGAGTGATACTGTTGCATCCGGGGCTGGTCCTGATCGAAG TGGACCAAGGGCTGTTTCTATTGTCCAAGCCTCATCAGAAAAATTAGGAGGGGTCAGTATTGTTGCAACAGCTATTGTCTCAGACGATGTCAGCAAAATTCAAGATGTTCTTGTGAAATGGTGCGACGTTGACAAAGTGGATCTTATTCTCACACTCG GTGGAACTGGATTTTCCCCAAGAGACGTGACGCCTGAAGCAACGAAACCATTATTGCATAAAGAAACCCCTGGTCTACTATATGTTATGATGCAAGAGAGCCTTAAG GTAACGCCATTTGCTGTGCTCTCACGTTCTGCAGCTGGGATTCGAGGATCGACCCTG ATCATCAACATGCCCGGAAATCCAAACGCAGCAGCGGAGTGCATGGAGGCGTTACTCCCAAGCCTTAAACATGCATTGAAGCAAATAAAAGGggacaagagagagaaacatcCTCGTCATGTTCCTCATGCTGAAGCAACACCAACCAACATTTGGGAGCAGAGTTATAAGGTGGCTTCTGAAGGTGTAAGTGAAACTGGGTGCTCTTGTTCTCATTAA